The genomic DNA GTATCTATACATGCTcaagaaaatgaagaaacatataaagaaagaacaaaatacaataaaaaaaaaagtagtttTTTTCATGAAAAATCTCcagaatttaataataattacccTTCTTACTTTAACACCTTGAATGATAATACAGTTAATAATCCCAATCGGAATTATATGACAGTCCCtcggaaaaataaatttgataGTGATGttcatttacataatatGGATAAATTAGATGGTGCTAATCGCGTAAACGAAATAAATTCTGCTAACTGTGATATATCTTCTAATGAAcataatgatgataaaagAAACATAAGTAACTGTGGAAGTGATGATTATTCTTCCCAACGTGTGGATAACTCGGGGCAACCTAATAAAGATCTACAAATGGAAAACGAAATAAAGTCATGTAAACTTAGTCAAAATTGTGAAAATAGCCCGTTAGacaaaaaccaaaaaaaaacagaacaaATGGATAGATCAGGTGAAAAAAGATTAAGTGAAGATATTGAAACTTACAATACGCATTTATGTAACAATGGAAGAAATGATACACACAGATATAATTACATTACACAAGATATACATCAGGATTTTCATGTTAATCGAGAGAGAGCTATGAGTCACGCGAAAATATTTGATTATgtagaatataataatggtccagataatataatatgtagacaaaaagataaaagaaaaaatacttttattcccaaatataaaaatttatcagCTAAGGAAATTCATTATAACAGTTTGTCAGGAAATGACAACATAACTATTTTAGCtgctaataaaataaaattagatcTTAATAAATTATCGGAATCGAATCAAGATGCTCTACCAGATGTTTATCCTTTTCATTTGTCTAAAGATTTAAAAAGTGAAAAGAATGAAGATAAGCTAGTacatttagaaaaattatatccaACTaactataattatataaataattatagtaaaaataattgtgaTATAACAATACAGCAGAGAAGATACAACATGAACTCAAGTCATATATTTGACTATGATGAatatgaaaagaaagaagaaaataatgaaaaaaataatcctATAAATATAGAATCATATATggataaacaaaatatagacacagaaaaagaagaaaaaagaaagctAAACCCATTCTATACTGATTTATTTGGTAGAAAAACTCCAGATATAAATCAGAATGTACaatgtgaaaaaattatgccaACTACTATGAACTGTAATTGGATGTATTGTCCTGTTGATGGTAAAAAGTACACAGCACAAATGTACAAATCAGCTGAATATTTGGAATACaacagaaaagaaaatt from Plasmodium brasilianum strain Bolivian I chromosome 10, whole genome shotgun sequence includes the following:
- a CDS encoding hypothetical protein (conserved Plasmodium protein), encoding MLRVNVNNKSTVSPGKSGDYSSDNNHDVVENTHNNDIPDDNILSANNNNYNIHKNNVNSAIEIKDNSISSSGDNNDISTLHITVSDNSTNVSLSKNNSNDDDNYVEYEKYNLNKKSSSDNFLSHKSDHSVSIHAQENEETYKERTKYNKKKSSFFHEKSPEFNNNYPSYFNTLNDNTVNNPNRNYMTVPRKNKFDSDVHLHNMDKLDGANRVNEINSANCDISSNEHNDDKRNISNCGSDDYSSQRVDNSGQPNKDLQMENEIKSCKLSQNCENSPLDKNQKKTEQMDRSGEKRLSEDIETYNTHLCNNGRNDTHRYNYITQDIHQDFHVNRERAMSHAKIFDYVEYNNGPDNIICRQKDKRKNTFIPKYKNLSAKEIHYNSLSGNDNITILAANKIKLDLNKLSESNQDALPDVYPFHLSKDLKSEKNEDKLVHLEKLYPTNYNYINNYSKNNCDITIQQRRYNMNSSHIFDYDEYEKKEENNEKNNPINIESYMDKQNIDTEKEEKRKLNPFYTDLFGRKTPDINQNVQCEKIMPTTMNCNWMYCPVDGKKYTAQMYKSAEYLEYNRKENFHRKSYFDKDGYDKKQRLLEAMQKGTRASLQVHLQSNLQDDKTYNLEYYNNVEATYLSLQNIKESLSDDEIKQVIKKSGAYIVTYEPEYDLFSNKRKSNAKLVIRHANGKETLNLLLSLLSQLDIKAQVM